A portion of the Bactrocera neohumeralis isolate Rockhampton chromosome 2, APGP_CSIRO_Bneo_wtdbg2-racon-allhic-juicebox.fasta_v2, whole genome shotgun sequence genome contains these proteins:
- the LOC126751237 gene encoding 60S ribosomal protein L27 yields the protein MRKIMKQGKIVIVLSGRYAGRKAIIVKTSDDGTPEKPFGHALVAGIDRYPRKVTKKMGKNKLKKKSKIKPFLKVLNYNHLMPTRYAVHDISFEKLSPKDLKDPVKKKTHRFQTRVKFESTYKEGKNKWFFQKLRF from the coding sequence ATGaggaaaattatgaaacaagGTAAAATCGTAATCGTCCTTAGCGGACGTTACGCAGGTCGTAAGGCCATTATTGTAAAGACGTCGGATGATGGTACACCCGAAAAACCATTCGGACACGCACTTGTCGCTGGTATCGATCGGTATCCACGCAAGGTGACCAAGAAGATGGGCAAGAACAAGTTGAAGAAGAAGTCCAAGATCAAGCCTTTCCTGAAAGTGTTGAACTACAACCATCTGATGCCCACCCGTTATGCCGTGCACGATATCTCTTTCGAGAAATTGTCGCCAAAGGATCTGAAAGACCCTGTTAAGAAGAAGACACACCGCTTCCAAACACGCGTCAAGTTCGAATCCACTTACAAAGAGGGCAAGAACAAGTGGTTCTTCCAGAAGCTGCGTTTCTAA
- the LOC126767838 gene encoding uncharacterized protein LOC126767838 — translation MSDNENGEPTWLDTTYLTKILKKYTQNQLDKIISFTKIPATKKGENYASCIYLITALYTTEPELADIKEVQFIVKSRLESELFAQIEEDFNVFVREAQVYNVIMDLAEELLRSVKDETCFGPRAIYVDERIIVLENLKLQGFSIENVKTGLDFECCRLILEKLAKFHAATMVLYKKNSDTFRHHLPSNISEHPSPLHDVYTNTIKNCIEYCQTNPKLKRYVPKLQTFGEKIIPKMINVFSRSQTDRYHVLNHGDVWVNNMMFRKDLSGNVVDVLFVDYQEGFYGSPGIDWNFFIFTSWQKEVFQNHFEELLTIYHTVLSALLHKLEHDERIPTIEDVRKAIISKGFHGLTSATCLLPILINEHTELSDPINFILNTDEALANRRKIFDNPKYGERLEVFLEFFETNGIL, via the exons ATGAGTGATAACGAAAACGGAGAACCCACCTGGTTGGACACAACGTACTTGACGAAGATTCTAAAGAAGTACACACAAAACCAATTAGATAAAATTATATCATTTACTAAAATACCTGCGACTAAAAAAGGTGAAAACTATGCAAGTTGTATATATCTTATAACGGCTTTGTATACAACGGAACCGGAATTGGCAGACATAAAGGAAGtacaatttattgtaaaatcaCGTTTAGAAAGCGAATTGTTCGCACAAATAGAAGAAGACTTTAACGTTTTCGTACGCGAAGCTCAAGTATATAATGTAATAATGGATTTAGCAGAAGAGCTGCTTCGAAGCGTCAAAGACGAAACATGTTTTGGACCGAG AGCAATTTATGTGGATGAACGCATTATAGTTCTGGAAAACCTTAAACTCCAAGGATTTTCTATAGAAAATGTTAAGACTGGATTGGATTTTGAATGTTGTCGTTTGATACTGGAGAAATTGGCCAAATTCCACGCAGCCACCATGGTTCTCTATAAAaag AATTCAGATACATTCCGCCATCATTTACCCAGCAATATATCCGAACATCCTTCGCCTCTGCATGACGTCTATACAAATACCATTAAAAACTGCATCGAATACTGCCAAACCAATCCAAAACTTAAACGCTACGTACCAAAATTGCAAACTTTCGGTGAAAAAATCATTCCAAAGATGATAAATGTTTTCAGTCGCAGTCAAACGGACCGTTATCATGTGTTGAACCATGGTGATGTTTGGGTGAATAATATGATGTTCCGCAAGGACCTTAGCGGAAATGTTGTAGACGTATTATTC GTGGACTATCAAGAAGGATTTTATGGTTCTCCAGGCATCGAttggaattttttcatttttacatcgTGGCAAAAGGAAGTGTTCCAAAATCATTTTGAGGAGCTATTGACCATCTATCATACGGTGTTGTCTGCCTTATTGCACAAATTAGAACATGACGAGCGTATACCCACAATCGAAGATGTAAGAAAGGCTATTATCAGTAAAGGTTTCCATG gTCTTACGTCGGCAACGTGCTTGTTACCAATACTGATTAATGAACATACAGAGTTGTCAGACCctataaatttcattttgaatacTGATGAGGCGTTAGCTAATCGACGAAAAATCTTCGACAATCCAAAATATGGCGAAAGATTGGAAGTTTTCTTGGAATTCTTCGAAACCAATGgcattctgtaa
- the LOC126751230 gene encoding isocitrate dehydrogenase [NAD] subunit gamma, mitochondrial isoform X1, with the protein MALRYTQRLLQTQVPFLTRGYPLLVTKEKGEDVAHTKSALQKKWTGVDIPSAQYGGRHAVTMLPGGGIGPELMHYIREIFRFVGAPVDFEVIEIDPSTEGNDDLDYAITSIKRNGVAIKGNIETKSQGLDEVSRNVAIRNELDLYVNVLHCRSYPGIPSRHKNIDVVLIRQNTDGEYAMLEHESVRGVVESMKVVTVENAERVARYAFEYARQNNRKKVTTIHKANIMKLSDGLFLEVAKNVHKEYPEIEHNNMIIDNTCMQLVSNPHQFDVMNMTNLYGTIVSNVICGLIGGAGLLSGANYGDHFAVFEPGTRNTGTAIAGKNIANPVAMINASADMLNHLGHKEHARVIYEATYETVVNDGIRTPDLGGTASSTDVVENILKILARKRVNWPQGQYRD; encoded by the exons atggcTTTACGTTATACCCAACGTTTACTGCAAACTCAAGTGCCATTTCTGACTCGC GGCTATCCTCTGCTGGTGACAAAGGAAAAGGGCGAAGATGTAGCACATACCAAGTCGGCTCTCCAAAAGAAGTGGACG GGTGTTGATATACCATCTGCACAATATGGAGGTCGTCACGCTGTCACAATGCTGCCAGGTGGTGGTATCGGTCCGGAGCTAATGCACTACATTCGTGAAATCTTCCGTTTCGTTGGCGCACCCGTTGATTTCGAAGTAATTGAAATCGATCCTTCTACTGAGGGTAATGACGACTTGGATTATGCCATAACTTCAATTAAGCGTAATGGTGTTGCCATTAAGGGTAATATTGAAACGAAATCGCAAGGCTTAGATGAGGTGTCACGTAATGTAGCCATTCGTAATGAACTCGACTTATACGTAAATGTTTTACATTGTCGCTCATACCCCGGTATCCCGTCGCGTCACAAGAATATCGATGTTGTATTGATTCGTCAAAACACTGACGGTGAATACGCTATGTTGGAGCATGAATCTGTACGCGGTGTCGTTGAAAGCATGAAGGTAGTTACGGTAGAAAATGCTGAGCGTGTAGCGCGTTATGCATTCGAATATGCGCGTCAGAATAACCGCAAAAAGGTCACAACTATTCACAAAGCCAACATTATGAAGTTATCCGACGGTCTTTTCCTTGAAGTTGCCAAAAATGTGCACAAGGAATATCCTGAAATCGAGCATAACAACATGATCATCGATAACACATGCATGCAGTTGGTGTCTAATCCACATCAA TTCGATGTAATGAACATGACCAACTTGTATGGCACCATAGTTTCCAATGTAATTTGCGGTTTAATTGGTGGCGCAGGTCTGCTCTCTGGTGCTAACTACGGCGATCAC TTCGCTGTCTTTGAACCCGGTACCCGTAATACTGGCACAGCTAttgctggaaaaaatattgCCAATCCAGTGGCAATGATAAACGCCAGCGCTGATATGTTGAATCATTTAGGACACAAAGAACATGCGCGTGTTATTTATGAGGCGACATATGAAACTGTGGTTAATGATGGCATTCGCACACCAG ATTTGGGTGGCACCGCTTCCAGCACTGATGTTGTGGAAAATATCCTGAAAATTTTGGCCAGAAAACGCGTGAATTG GCCTCAAGGACAATATCGCGATTaa
- the LOC126751230 gene encoding isocitrate dehydrogenase [NAD] subunit gamma, mitochondrial isoform X2, with translation MALRYTQRLLQTQVPFLTRGYPLLVTKEKGEDVAHTKSALQKKWTGVDIPSAQYGGRHAVTMLPGGGIGPELMHYIREIFRFVGAPVDFEVIEIDPSTEGNDDLDYAITSIKRNGVAIKGNIETKSQGLDEVSRNVAIRNELDLYVNVLHCRSYPGIPSRHKNIDVVLIRQNTDGEYAMLEHESVRGVVESMKVVTVENAERVARYAFEYARQNNRKKVTTIHKANIMKLSDGLFLEVAKNVHKEYPEIEHNNMIIDNTCMQLVSNPHQFDVMNMTNLYGTIVSNVICGLIGGAGLLSGANYGDHFAVFEPGTRNTGTAIAGKNIANPVAMINASADMLNHLGHKEHARVIYEATYETVVNDGIRTPDLGGTASSTDVVENILKILARKRVN, from the exons atggcTTTACGTTATACCCAACGTTTACTGCAAACTCAAGTGCCATTTCTGACTCGC GGCTATCCTCTGCTGGTGACAAAGGAAAAGGGCGAAGATGTAGCACATACCAAGTCGGCTCTCCAAAAGAAGTGGACG GGTGTTGATATACCATCTGCACAATATGGAGGTCGTCACGCTGTCACAATGCTGCCAGGTGGTGGTATCGGTCCGGAGCTAATGCACTACATTCGTGAAATCTTCCGTTTCGTTGGCGCACCCGTTGATTTCGAAGTAATTGAAATCGATCCTTCTACTGAGGGTAATGACGACTTGGATTATGCCATAACTTCAATTAAGCGTAATGGTGTTGCCATTAAGGGTAATATTGAAACGAAATCGCAAGGCTTAGATGAGGTGTCACGTAATGTAGCCATTCGTAATGAACTCGACTTATACGTAAATGTTTTACATTGTCGCTCATACCCCGGTATCCCGTCGCGTCACAAGAATATCGATGTTGTATTGATTCGTCAAAACACTGACGGTGAATACGCTATGTTGGAGCATGAATCTGTACGCGGTGTCGTTGAAAGCATGAAGGTAGTTACGGTAGAAAATGCTGAGCGTGTAGCGCGTTATGCATTCGAATATGCGCGTCAGAATAACCGCAAAAAGGTCACAACTATTCACAAAGCCAACATTATGAAGTTATCCGACGGTCTTTTCCTTGAAGTTGCCAAAAATGTGCACAAGGAATATCCTGAAATCGAGCATAACAACATGATCATCGATAACACATGCATGCAGTTGGTGTCTAATCCACATCAA TTCGATGTAATGAACATGACCAACTTGTATGGCACCATAGTTTCCAATGTAATTTGCGGTTTAATTGGTGGCGCAGGTCTGCTCTCTGGTGCTAACTACGGCGATCAC TTCGCTGTCTTTGAACCCGGTACCCGTAATACTGGCACAGCTAttgctggaaaaaatattgCCAATCCAGTGGCAATGATAAACGCCAGCGCTGATATGTTGAATCATTTAGGACACAAAGAACATGCGCGTGTTATTTATGAGGCGACATATGAAACTGTGGTTAATGATGGCATTCGCACACCAG ATTTGGGTGGCACCGCTTCCAGCACTGATGTTGTGGAAAATATCCTGAAAATTTTGGCCAGAAAACGCGTGAATTG A